In Solanum lycopersicum chromosome 3, SLM_r2.1, the genomic stretch CACTACACGTGCATGGTAGATCTTCTTGGTAGATCAGGCCATTTACATGAAGCTGAGAAGCTTGTTAACAGAATGACTATTGAACCAGACAGCATTATCTTTGTTGCACTGCTTAATGCTTGTTGGTTCTGGATGGACGTGGAAGTTGGAGAGAGGGTGGCAGAAAAACTGTTGTCATTGGATCCCAACTCTACATCCAGCTGCGTTATCATGGCCAATATGTATGCAGGAATTGGCAGGTGGTGGGAGAAGATGAGAGTGAGGAAAGCAATGAAGAAACTGCAGTATAGAAAGGATCCTGGATATAGTTGGATTGAACTAAACAACAAGGTTCAATTTTTCTCCGTTGATAATAGAACTCATCCTTTTTGTGATACAATTTACTCAACTTTGGCAAACCTAACAGCAAATGTGGACTCCgaaattaattttgattgtaCTTCAAAATTATTTGGTGAAAGTGAGTTACTCTCTTAGTTAATCCTCCTGATTATATTGATATGCATAACATCTGTGGTGTTTATTGAAATTATTAGTTGtgtcaaaaaataaatgcaaCTAGCATCATATAGATTTCTGCTAAATCAGTTTGACTTCTTATGCTTTAAAACTGATTATGGAACTCTGGTTTTCTCCAAGGCTTCATTTCTTTCATGTCTAAATCTTGTCTCTGGTGCATAGAATGATATTTCACCTAGGTGGGTGTGTGAGATTTGTTATGTATATGCAACGGCTAATCTTTGATATAGGAGGCCCTGATAATCATACCTTGGTTCAAAGGCAGAGATTGAAGCGTTAGGAGATGCTTTATTCTGAGATATTGTCAACTCTTGTTCATACGCTTCTACACAATTTTGACAGGTTCTCAGTATATATTCTTTCATTATCATCTGACAGTATCCATTCAAAGTGGGTGTACGTTTCATATTCCTAAGAAATAGTAGGAATATTAGTTTCTGGAGCTGTATCCACTTCCCCGGCATCATTCTGATGCTTATCTGATCTTCTTTTTGGTTATTCTGATGCCTTTTGGGGGGAAAAAGATCTCGTATGCTACATGCTGTTTCCTAAGAAACAGTAGAACTATTAGTTTTTGGAGCTGCATCCCCTTTTCTGTGATAATTCTGATGCTTTTTCTGGGAAAAGAAAATCTTTGTTTTAACATGGGGTTCCTTATGGTTCAGATTTGATCTTCTATTGAATTAATCTAATAGAAATGTCCACTAATAATGCTTATCGTGAATGTAGCATTcaattactttcatatatattagACTTCCCTTAATCGTGACTGATGAGACGAGAGACAATTCAAGATTATGTACTGATTGTATTTTTCCTATTTGACCTGTCAAGTGATTGTTTGAATGAACTTGAAGCAGATTTCCTTTCTCCTGCCATTTTTCGTTATATTTTCTAAGAATGTTATTGCTGGGTGAAAGTCGATCCTAgcaaaagtgaaagaaaagaaaaggcaGCAGCTTCAGGGACAAGGTAAGTTCTTCCAATTCCTCGAGAGAAGTAACTAAAGGATTACACACAGAAAAAACAATGTATATGGTTCACCATGTTATGTACTTGTTGGTCCTCTTTTCTGATCGTTGTTGAGTGGAATGGCTACTCCATTATTCGAGCAAGGTTCTACCTGTTTATCCAAAAAATGAAACACTTGGCTATAACACGAAGGAGGCAGATTGCAATTTGCAACACACATGCTAGAGAGATGTATAGCAAGTAGTATACCTTAATAAATTACTACGTAAAGGAGAGTTGTTCAATTCTTGGTGCTGAGATTCTCAGTGAGAACGAGCATCGATTgatctttcttctcttcttgcTTGAGTTTGTCATCGTTATACTCCAAATCTGGCCATTTCTGTGGTTCTACTTCCATTACAGGATTCTTTCGATACTTGAAATACAGTATAAGCTGCAGGATACAAAGGGGTGTTCCCACCAGATTTGGAGActgaaagaagaaagaaaaaaaaaagaagattttgtGTAACTACACTTTGTTCTTGGATTTATGGAAAATAAAGTTTAACAAGGTAACTTAGTACTCCCTCCTCAGTTCTGCCTCAGTTTATATGACTCACTTTTCCTTTTAGtcagtataaaaaaaaaacacatttctatattaagtaataataaaataatttatagtcaTACTCATACATATCACTTATTTTTAGACTACAAGTCTTAAAAAACTCgttctttcttaaactccacGTCACTCGTATAATAAAATGAGACGAAGAGAATAGTAAACTAACTGCTAGAAAGAGATCATGGCTGAGTAGTCCATAGGCCATCCAAAGACCACTAGCAAGAAAAGAGAATAATGACAAGTAAAATGGCATAAACTCCACACTCTTTGTCTTGATCACTTGTCTCTGCAGTACACATATGAGTGTTCATtacaaaaaacaaatttttacaAGCTGTTAGACATTAACATTACTTAGTTCGAGTAGATAATATATGTAATcatcagtatatatatatatatatatatcgaaatTCGATTCGAAAAAAAATGTCTTACCACAACAACTAAAGGAGAAGCATACATAGCAATTGAAGCAACAAGTCCAATACTCCCTACAAAAACTTTTCGACGCCTGTGTTCATGAAATACAAACGTCGATATCATCCCTGTTGCTACACATATTAGAATAATAGGAACCACCATTTTTGCAACCTCCTTCtgcttttaacaaaaaaaaaataatcatactatatactatttttaaaaaaaaaaaattgaatcaaatatatatataacttaccTTTACTTTAGTTGAAGAAAACCATAAATAAATGAGAATAAATGAGACCTCCAAAAGTATCCCAATTCCATTTATAGTAACCACTGGAAAATTTTCCCATTGATAACTTACTATTGGTAATCCATACCATGTATAGAGACAACAATTGAATAATGCTAGTACGTAAGGTACACATGAAAATCCTtcaatattcttcttcttcataacTCGAGAAAATGTAAGCCTATCGATCAATAAACACAAGATTAGAGGTTGATTAGAGGTTAAACGtttataactaataaaaaaaatttaagccaTCTTATCACGTTTATTTATTATAGCAGGCTATCTATCTTATTATCGTACGTACATTGGTGCAGCATAGAGCAACATGGAGGCAACATTGCCTGTGACAAATAAAAACCATGCAAGTTTATAATGATCATAGTTAATtaaatgaaagtaatataaatataaattttttaaaaaaaaatatatagtttacCCATTACTCCAACTGCTAAACGCAATCTTTCACTCATTTTTtctttagagaaaaaaaaaatttattgaggAATTTATAAGTGCTTAGAGGCAAGTAGTTATAattgttataaataaatatatatatatatatatatatatatatatatatatatatactatggtTTTGATTAAAGTGGTGTGTGTACATGTATTTAAATTTGTGTGTGGAAGGTgataaatcattttcaaaataaaagtaataaattagaaaagaatATTTTGTGGTTAGGAAAAATTGGTTGGAGGCTAATAAATGGTAATGTAATTTATGGAATAATTTTGTAAATGCTCCATTTAAAAATGCTTTATTGGGATAATAATAGGACAGGAGGAGGGAACGAGATGcatgtaaaaaagaaaaaaaaaggcataaaattaaataattcttgtttttttcgtagataaaataaaatttgttctTTGTGTTGGTGGAAGATGTTACTAGACTTCCACTATCCACTTAATATTTTCTGTtgcaaattataatataatcttCGGGTGGTTTCATTTTTTACGTCTATTACAcgttattatttatgtatgtatttaGTAAACTTTGTTTAATATCTGTTTTGAgcgattttattgatataaaaataaaatttaatgattttacgaGACATTTTTTCAACCTTAACCTTTAAGtggtattttgatatattaacttGTTTCAtgttattaaatgtttttttagaaTTGAACACTATTAATAATTGAAATAGTTTCTCAATATACAGACATacctatttttgttttaaattcttataaaccacatttattttgagataaaaatttGAAACGAAGAAAGTAAAACCTAAGATGAAGTATTTTCTTCCACAAGTTTTACTGTGATTTACTTTGGTTCGTGTGGTCGTGTTTCACTTTCACTCCATAACaaagatatttcttttttacatgTTTCCTCcgtaaaaacaaaacaaacaaaaacaaattcacACAATAAGAATATCTCGAAGCTGTAATTACATtagcaaaaatatatttttttcaaataacttaaACGTTTAGACAGTCATGCAACATGGCTTATGGAGGAGAATCAAACTTGTACATCTAATTGAAAAGCATCAAATACATAATCACAATTcaacgtaaaaaaaaaaaggatctaTTTGAAGAGGAATAAAAGAGCCAATCAGATTACCATATATTTGCAGAATAcgaattatgaaattatataaagttGCACTTTTAATTTGagtaaaagaattattaaaCCATTCATCTAACACTATGGTTGATATCAGCATTATCTTTTGAGTGTCTCCCATTCATCATCTCTTAAATATTATATTCCAATAAAAATTCCACTATTATCTTTCAACTGAGCATTAGTTTCTAATTTTTATGATCAAACGTATAAACAATGTCGATCGTATGGTAAGTCATAATAAATCCCAAAATTTACAAGAGAGACTATAGACTAGCGCGctactcctttttttttgttgttgttgatttaGTGCCTCCTAAGACACGCCTAATTTAAGATAGAGAGATTGTTTTTGATTGATTCTCGATTCAATATTGTTAAAAGCAAAAAGTTTCaatggttaatgagatggggaGACGACTTAGACAATCATCctctccctttgagctagcttttagTGTGTGAGTTAGGATCAGTATCGATTCCTCAGTCAATGCAACATGTCACTCAACATTATCGACTCCTTAAAATATTATGACAACAATAAAGCAACATCACTTCATATCATATCCTCAATCCCTAATGCATTCTGTAGCTATTTGAATATCTAACCTGCATCCATTTTCCTAATCTTATCATATGGTTTTATTATACTGCTCAATCATTTAAATAAGGATGCACTttgcaacaatttttttaaaattttatgtcatAACGTGGACTTGCACAGTTTCACTTGTGGCTTATATCCTCCTCTATTTTATACAAGTGCTATTCTGAATCACAGCAGATGTCACCTATATCATCACAACACCAACTTACCCTGAGACAACAAGCACTAGCACAGATGCTTTTACCTAAACTACAAACACACGGTAAAGCATATCCGATGACATATAGTATAATACAAGCACGACTAATACAATCAGAGACCACCATGAAAATTAGGACAATCGAAGATCAACATGAAGGCCACGTCGTAAATATACAGATCAGTTGATTCAAACTGGTCTgttaaaggagaaaaagaaaaataatataagttgtTTACAAGGTGTGTACTAACAGATTTTGGTTTTTGAGTCTAGTGAAAGAGTATGTAATTACAACTATAGTGATGGAAATGATTAGTGTGCACGCAGCTACTATATATACTATACAGTATGAAGGGGTATATATTGTTGTCCAATACGTACAATGATCAAATGGTGTTGATTTGTTTAGAATATGTACCGGCGAACATAATCCACTCGAGTTGGATGCTTGAGCTTCATGAGAGCCTTCACTTCATGCTTCCGTACCATCTCTCTCGAAATATTTAGGTTACCCGCAATTTCTCCCAATGTTCTATCACCTTTGCCATCAAGTCCATATCTTTGTCTGATTACTAGACTCTCCTTGGGCTTAAGAGAATCAAGCTGTCAACGGAGAAACATGATGATGTAAAAATTAATGATTCAGAAATCCTGAACGCCTCATAATTTATCAAACTGAAACTTATAAACttgaaatgatttttcatttaCAGCAACACATATCTTAAGATTCAAGATTAGCTCAGCAAATCTACTCATAGAATCATAGTGT encodes the following:
- the LOC101252361 gene encoding bidirectional sugar transporter SWEET3b isoform X1 — encoded protein: MSERLRLAVGVMGNVASMLLYAAPMLTFSRVMKKKNIEGFSCVPYVLALFNCCLYTWYGLPIVSYQWENFPVVTINGIGILLEVSFILIYLWFSSTKVKQKEVAKMVVPIILICVATGMISTFVFHEHRRRKVFVGSIGLVASIAMYASPLVVVRQVIKTKSVEFMPFYLSLFSFLASGLWMAYGLLSHDLFLASPNLVGTPLCILQLILYFKYRKNPVMEVEPQKWPDLEYNDDKLKQEEKKDQSMLVLTENLSTKN
- the LOC101252361 gene encoding bidirectional sugar transporter SWEET3b isoform X2, giving the protein MSERLRLAVGVMGNVASMLLYAAPMLTFSRVMKKKNIEGFSCVPYVLALFNCCLYTWYGLPIVSYQWENFPVVTINGIGILLEVSFILIYLWFSSTKVKKEVAKMVVPIILICVATGMISTFVFHEHRRRKVFVGSIGLVASIAMYASPLVVVRQVIKTKSVEFMPFYLSLFSFLASGLWMAYGLLSHDLFLASPNLVGTPLCILQLILYFKYRKNPVMEVEPQKWPDLEYNDDKLKQEEKKDQSMLVLTENLSTKN